The Nocardioides salarius genome includes a region encoding these proteins:
- a CDS encoding ABC transporter permease encodes MSDRGLSRSRVLQLRVGFALFVLAAWYLVALTMGGLFLAPPHEIASRLGESIASGEFTTYLAPTAYVVAVGAGLGVAVGVPFGLLIGRVRMLYWLTEAPINIFYTTPLVALIPFILVIVGFNYTSKIFIVFLFTVLPIIINTSAGVRTVDRDLVELSHSFCAKEWTVWRDVLVPGSLPATMTGLRIGLIHALVGAVLADFYAGASGFGYLIILYSNRFDIAGALGPVLVLAAAGAGVASLLKIAQRRLSPWQGVS; translated from the coding sequence GTGAGTGACCGCGGCCTCTCCCGCAGCCGGGTCCTGCAGCTGAGGGTCGGCTTCGCGCTGTTCGTCCTGGCCGCCTGGTACCTCGTGGCCCTGACGATGGGCGGGCTCTTCCTCGCCCCGCCCCACGAGATCGCCTCCCGGCTGGGCGAGTCGATCGCCAGCGGCGAGTTCACCACCTACCTGGCCCCCACGGCGTACGTCGTGGCGGTCGGTGCCGGCCTCGGCGTCGCCGTGGGCGTGCCGTTCGGCCTGCTCATCGGCCGGGTGCGGATGCTCTACTGGCTCACCGAGGCGCCGATCAACATCTTCTACACCACGCCGCTGGTGGCGCTGATCCCCTTCATCCTGGTGATCGTCGGCTTCAACTACACCTCGAAGATCTTCATCGTCTTCCTCTTCACGGTGCTGCCGATCATCATCAACACCTCCGCGGGGGTGCGCACCGTCGACCGCGACCTGGTCGAGCTGTCGCACTCGTTCTGCGCGAAGGAGTGGACGGTCTGGCGCGACGTGCTGGTGCCGGGCTCGCTGCCCGCGACCATGACCGGCCTGCGGATCGGACTGATCCACGCCCTCGTCGGGGCGGTGCTCGCCGACTTCTACGCCGGGGCCAGCGGCTTCGGCTACCTGATCATCCTCTACTCCAACCGCTTCGACATCGCCGGTGCGCTGGGCCCGGTGCTGGTGCTCGCCGCCGCGGGCGCCGGTGTGGCCAGCCTCCTCAAGATCGCCCAGCGACGACTCTCACCCTGGCAAGGAGTGTCATGA
- a CDS encoding ABC transporter permease, giving the protein MTQVSDAIGTPRTVTPRPRRAGMSAATKERLCWWSGLLLIPVVWQLYSMVAESPLIVGPIEVAQAAEGMLADGSLFTAARESALVFAAGMAAGTAVGLLIGILVGRFRTVDVMLDPYISALFATPLVAVIPILIVALGFGFQAKVVIVAMFAFFPVAINTAAGVRGVPRDLDELAASFCSSELQTWRDILVPGALPFIVTGVRLAVGRSLIAVVVAEFSTAVTGLGFLILVNSRRFNMAEALVPVVVLMATGFLLYTLLKKVEARLAPWILRSSD; this is encoded by the coding sequence ATGACCCAGGTCAGCGACGCCATCGGCACGCCCCGCACCGTCACCCCGCGCCCCCGGCGCGCCGGCATGTCCGCCGCCACGAAGGAGCGCCTGTGCTGGTGGAGCGGACTGCTGCTGATCCCCGTGGTCTGGCAGCTCTACTCGATGGTGGCCGAGAGCCCCCTGATCGTGGGACCCATCGAGGTCGCGCAGGCCGCCGAGGGCATGCTCGCCGACGGCTCCCTGTTCACCGCGGCGCGCGAGAGCGCCCTGGTCTTCGCGGCCGGCATGGCCGCCGGCACCGCCGTCGGCCTGCTCATCGGGATCCTGGTGGGCCGCTTCCGCACCGTCGACGTGATGCTCGACCCCTACATCTCGGCCCTCTTCGCGACCCCCCTGGTCGCCGTCATCCCGATCCTCATCGTGGCGCTGGGCTTCGGCTTCCAGGCCAAGGTCGTGATCGTGGCGATGTTCGCGTTCTTCCCCGTGGCCATCAACACCGCGGCCGGAGTGCGCGGCGTGCCGCGCGACCTCGACGAGCTGGCCGCGTCGTTCTGCTCCTCCGAGCTGCAGACCTGGCGCGACATCCTCGTGCCCGGCGCCCTGCCCTTCATCGTCACCGGGGTCCGCCTGGCCGTGGGCCGCTCGCTCATCGCCGTCGTGGTCGCCGAGTTCTCCACCGCCGTCACCGGCCTGGGGTTCCTGATCCTGGTCAACTCCCGGCGCTTCAACATGGCCGAGGCGCTGGTGCCGGTCGTCGTGCTGATGGCCACCGGCTTCCTGCTCTACACCCTGCTGAAGAAGGTCGAGGCGCGCCTGGCGCCCTGGATCCTGCGCAGCTCCGACTGA
- a CDS encoding OsmC family protein produces the protein MAEPTSSTRVVERADAAPDFLRRKTLTAHNEATMRTVVDTGEFGTFTTDEPVPHGGSGEGPSPLQAVLGALCGCEAVTFNRTATDLGFSYDSLDFEAAFTIDIRGRLGDRTVRPHFQTVRVRAVVATSETPEAFAAVVEETEARCPVMNLIVDAGVDLRVEWVRDAG, from the coding sequence CGCGTGGTCGAGCGCGCCGACGCCGCCCCCGACTTCCTGCGCCGCAAGACGCTGACCGCCCACAACGAGGCGACGATGCGCACCGTGGTCGACACCGGCGAGTTCGGCACGTTCACCACCGACGAGCCGGTCCCCCACGGCGGCAGCGGCGAGGGCCCCTCCCCGCTGCAGGCCGTGCTCGGCGCCCTGTGCGGCTGCGAGGCGGTCACCTTCAACCGCACCGCCACCGACCTGGGCTTCAGCTACGACTCGCTCGACTTCGAGGCCGCCTTCACCATCGACATCCGCGGCCGCCTCGGCGACCGCACCGTGCGTCCGCACTTCCAGACCGTGCGCGTGCGTGCCGTCGTGGCCACCAGCGAGACCCCCGAGGCCTTCGCGGCCGTCGTCGAGGAGACCGAGGCCCGCTGCCCGGTGATGAACCTGATCGTCGACGCCGGGGTCGACCTGCGGGTGGAGTGGGTGCGCGACGCGGGCTGA
- a CDS encoding ABC transporter ATP-binding protein has translation MANVDITGLSKHFDSLSVFDDVDLHVGDNEFVSILGPSGCGKTTLLRIVAGIEERTSGSVLVDGDEVERPRPDTTLVFQNFRLLPWRTVEDNVAYGLRLRGKSKAESRAAAQPYIAMVGLEGREKKYPYQLSGGMQQRVGLARALAIKPGTLLMDEPFGALDAQTRELMQDELLRIWSNDKRTVIFVTHSIDEAIVLSDRVIVMQSNPGRIVEDITIPFERPRTPTAIRTDPRFARLRAEMWSLLRQEPLSTELSPELLNGVSGE, from the coding sequence GTGGCGAACGTTGACATCACCGGCCTCAGCAAGCACTTCGACTCGCTCAGCGTCTTCGACGACGTCGATCTGCACGTCGGCGACAACGAGTTCGTGTCGATCCTCGGCCCCAGCGGCTGCGGCAAGACGACCCTGCTGCGCATCGTCGCCGGCATCGAGGAGCGCACCTCGGGCTCGGTGCTGGTCGACGGCGACGAGGTCGAGCGGCCCCGCCCCGACACCACCCTGGTCTTCCAGAACTTCCGGCTGCTGCCCTGGCGCACCGTCGAGGACAACGTCGCCTACGGCCTGCGCCTGCGCGGCAAGAGCAAGGCCGAGTCCCGCGCCGCCGCGCAGCCCTACATCGCCATGGTCGGCCTCGAGGGCCGCGAGAAGAAGTACCCCTACCAGCTCTCCGGCGGCATGCAGCAGCGCGTGGGCCTGGCCCGCGCGCTGGCCATCAAGCCCGGCACCCTGCTGATGGACGAGCCCTTCGGCGCCCTCGACGCCCAGACCCGCGAGCTGATGCAGGACGAGCTGCTGCGCATCTGGAGCAACGACAAGCGCACCGTCATCTTCGTGACCCACTCGATCGACGAGGCCATCGTGCTCTCCGACCGGGTCATCGTCATGCAGTCCAACCCCGGTCGCATCGTCGAGGACATCACCATCCCCTTCGAGCGCCCCCGCACCCCCACCGCGATCCGCACCGACCCCCGCTTCGCGCGGCTGCGCGCCGAGATGTGGTCGCTGCTGCGCCAGGAGCCCCTGAGCACCGAGCTCAGCCCCGAGCTGCTCAACGGTGTGAGCGGTGAGTGA
- a CDS encoding M24 family metallopeptidase, translated as MTADREAALPPLFSPDEMARRRRALDEVLEAHGLTHVVLHGANRSGSAVQWLTGWPVTREALVVHSHGSTGVPDTLLVNFYNHVPQARRVAADADVRWAGSRTHETMLQELARRGALGGGVGVVGALPMIGHDTLRGAADRVLDLSGAYTRLRLRKSPEELAWLRRAAELTDLSCAAMRDGARPGSTEHELGALVEGAYLPLGGTSYIHYFSITSMAEPAQCVPSQWPSARRLHAGDVVSCELSTSWGVDYPGQLLRTFTVGAEPTAQYAELHAVADEALARVEAVLAPGVAPAEVVEAASVIEEAGFTTVDDLVHGLGGGYLPPVFGSRSRTLEPLPTTTFEAGMTVVVQPNVTTPDGTAGVQTGELLQVTDGGCARLHSFPRGMGRIA; from the coding sequence ATGACGGCCGACCGCGAGGCGGCGCTGCCGCCGCTGTTCAGCCCCGACGAGATGGCGCGGCGCCGCAGGGCGCTCGACGAGGTGCTCGAGGCGCACGGCCTCACCCACGTGGTCCTGCACGGCGCCAACCGCTCGGGCAGCGCCGTGCAGTGGCTCACCGGCTGGCCGGTGACCCGCGAGGCGCTGGTCGTGCACAGCCACGGGTCCACCGGCGTGCCCGACACGCTGCTGGTCAACTTCTACAACCACGTCCCCCAGGCCCGCCGCGTCGCCGCCGACGCCGACGTGCGCTGGGCGGGCTCGCGCACCCACGAGACGATGCTCCAGGAGCTGGCGCGCCGCGGCGCGCTGGGCGGCGGGGTCGGGGTCGTCGGCGCCCTGCCGATGATCGGCCACGACACCCTGCGCGGGGCCGCCGACCGGGTGCTCGACCTCTCCGGCGCCTACACCCGGCTGCGCCTGCGCAAGTCGCCCGAGGAGCTGGCCTGGCTGCGCCGCGCCGCCGAGCTGACCGACCTGTCCTGCGCCGCGATGCGCGACGGGGCCCGCCCCGGCAGCACCGAGCACGAGCTCGGCGCCCTGGTCGAGGGCGCCTACCTGCCGCTGGGCGGCACCAGCTACATCCACTACTTCTCGATCACCTCGATGGCCGAGCCCGCCCAGTGCGTTCCCTCGCAGTGGCCCAGCGCCCGCCGGCTGCACGCCGGCGACGTGGTCTCCTGCGAGCTGAGCACGAGCTGGGGCGTCGACTACCCCGGCCAGCTGCTGCGCACCTTCACGGTCGGCGCGGAGCCCACGGCGCAGTACGCCGAGCTGCACGCCGTCGCCGACGAGGCGCTGGCCCGCGTCGAGGCCGTGCTGGCCCCGGGCGTGGCGCCCGCCGAGGTCGTCGAGGCGGCCTCGGTGATCGAGGAGGCCGGCTTCACCACGGTCGACGACCTGGTGCACGGGCTGGGCGGCGGCTACCTGCCGCCGGTCTTCGGCTCGCGCAGCCGCACCCTGGAGCCGCTGCCCACCACGACCTTCGAGGCGGGGATGACCGTGGTCGTCCAGCCCAACGTCACCACGCCCGACGGCACGGCCGGCGTGCAGACCGGCGAGCTGCTCCAGGTCACCGACGGCGGCTGCGCCCGGCTGCACTCCTTCCCACGCGGGATGGGCCGCATCGCCTGA
- a CDS encoding ABC transporter substrate-binding protein, with protein sequence MAAACSGGDDDDAQGADGSSGNGQLKVSMPVIPPNFVHVMPWVAQDQGFYDDFGVDVELVSLDSGVTALRGAEAGSADIAAVPTPTLINAVAQGGSAKAFYTYSPNLDVQMVVSDDIGSCEELEGQVVGVDEVGGFAEVLTKKFYTSCGLTQDDVKYGNFPGAEGQAIAQGQAVSGVLHIDEAAGVMQQFPDAGLKSLVNLWEVVPDWHYAGYAAPTDLLEEKRDEMVAFTAANIAANEFMSDSANKEAVLDTAVEVTGLDREILSDTYDTFLEDGLFPSDNGYPQDMVDYTADQQVELGNIEEGDKPAYEDLVDTTIYEDARALVDEQS encoded by the coding sequence ATGGCGGCTGCCTGCTCCGGCGGCGACGACGACGACGCGCAGGGCGCGGACGGATCGAGCGGCAACGGCCAGCTGAAGGTGAGCATGCCGGTCATCCCGCCCAACTTCGTGCACGTGATGCCGTGGGTGGCCCAGGACCAGGGCTTCTACGACGACTTCGGCGTCGACGTCGAGCTGGTGAGCCTGGACTCCGGCGTGACCGCCCTGCGCGGCGCCGAGGCCGGTTCGGCCGACATCGCGGCCGTGCCCACGCCCACGCTGATCAACGCGGTCGCCCAGGGCGGCTCGGCCAAGGCGTTCTACACCTACTCGCCCAACCTCGACGTGCAGATGGTGGTCAGCGACGACATCGGCTCCTGCGAGGAGCTCGAGGGCCAGGTCGTGGGCGTCGACGAGGTCGGCGGCTTCGCGGAGGTGCTGACCAAGAAGTTCTACACCTCCTGCGGCCTGACCCAGGACGACGTCAAGTACGGCAACTTCCCCGGCGCCGAGGGCCAGGCCATCGCCCAGGGCCAGGCCGTCTCCGGCGTGCTGCACATCGACGAGGCGGCCGGCGTCATGCAGCAGTTCCCCGACGCGGGGCTCAAGTCGCTGGTCAACCTGTGGGAGGTCGTGCCCGACTGGCACTACGCCGGCTACGCGGCCCCGACCGACCTGCTCGAGGAGAAGCGCGACGAGATGGTCGCCTTCACCGCGGCCAACATCGCGGCCAACGAGTTCATGAGCGACTCCGCCAACAAGGAGGCCGTGCTCGACACCGCCGTCGAGGTCACCGGTCTGGACCGCGAGATCCTCTCCGACACCTACGACACGTTCCTCGAGGACGGGCTGTTCCCGAGCGACAACGGCTACCCGCAGGACATGGTCGACTACACCGCCGACCAGCAGGTCGAGCTGGGCAACATCGAGGAGGGCGACAAGCCCGCCTACGAGGACCTGGTCGACACGACCATCTACGAGGACGCCCGCGCCCTCGTCGACGAGCAGTCCTGA